The DNA window GATGCTGGGCCTGGCGTAATGCCTGGGCCAGATCGGTGTCGGGCATCAGGTTAATGGTCAGGCTGTCACCGGGTTGCCAATACGAGGAAATCTGCAGCATCGCCGGGCCGCTTAAGCCGCGGTGAGTAAACAGCATATCGTCACGGAAACTCTGTGCCCCGCACTGTACTTCTACTGATAACGCCGAACCGGATAAGGCCGTGCACAGGGCTTTGTGCTGGTCGGTAATGGTAAAGGGCACCAGGCCGGCGCGCTGCGGATACACCCGCAGGCCAAACTGGCTGGCCAGTTCGTAGCCGAAGCCGGTGGCGCCCAGGGTGGGAATAGAAGGCCCGCCGGTGGCCACCACCAGCGATTCACAGCCCAGCCACTGGCCGCCCGCCTGCAGGCGATAACGACAGCCGGCTTCTGTGGTTTTTTCTACCTGCCCCACCGGCGTATTCAGACGAACTTGTGCGCCATAGGTGGCGCACTCGTCCAGCAGCATATTGAGGATGTCGGAGGCTTTGTTATCACAGAACAACTGGCCGTCTTTCTTTTCGTGGTAGGCAATACCGTGGGCTTCCACCAGCGCAATAAAATCCCACTGGGTATAGCGCTTCAGCGCCGACTTACAGAAATGCGGGTTGTGACTTAAGTATTTATCCGGGGCGACAAAGTAGTTGGTGAAGTTGCAGCGGCCACCGCCTGACATCAGGATTTTCTTCCCGGCCTTGTTAGCATGATCGAGCACCAGCACCTGCCGGCCCCGCGCTGCTGCCTGTGCGGCACACATTAAACCGGCGGCGCCGGCCCCGATGACGATGACTTCAAATTTCTGTAGCATCTGCGCCCTACTCTGGTTGCTGCTGCCCTGTGGCAGCGCGTTATTATGCCACCTTCGGCTACTGGATATTCTGCTGTATGGAACTTTTTGATCGTCAGGGCCTGAAAACTGCCACCGGTCTGTCCGACCGTAAACTCAACCTGTTGCTGCGCCTGCTGAAAGGCCCGCAGCTGGAAGGTATTTATAACGGCCTGGATGAAAAAGAAGGCCTGGGCGTTATTGATAATGCCTTCCGCAATATGCGCATTGAGCTGGATTACGATCACGAGGCATTGCGTCGTGCATTACCCGCTGAAGGGCCGTTTATTACCGTATCGAACCACCCGTTCGGGTTTCTTGACGGTATTATTCTGCTGTTAATCGTCGGCCGTGAGCGGCCACAATTCCGCGCCGTGGCGAATTTTCTGCTCAGCTATTTTGCGCCGATCTCCGATTTATTTATTACCGTGAATCCGTTTGAAAATGCCGGCCCCAAGGGTATGAACGGCATGAAAAAATCCCTGACACAGCTGGAACAAGGCTTAGGCTTAGGCTTGTTTCCGGCCGGTGAAGTGGCTACCCGCTACCCGGGCAGCCGGGAAATTACCGACCGGCCCTGGTCGTTAAGCAGCATGAAGTTAATTCAGAAAGCCCAGGTGCCGGTGATTCCGATTTATTTTCATGGCCATAACAGCCGCAGTTTTCACTGGCTGGGGAAAATTCATCCGGCACTGCGCACCTTGCGGATTCCGGCGGAGTTTTTAAAGCGGCGTCATTCCACTATTAAAATCAGCGTCGGTGAGCGCATTGAGTGGGATGAGATGACGGCGTATGACACGCCGGAGGCGCTGCGGGATTATTTACACGGTAAGACTTTCGCTCTGAGAGAGTCTTAAAGCGTTCGAAAACGCTCTTCAACGTTACTTCCCGAAGGTGGCACACATTCGGGGACTGCTCACAGACTCGCTGTAAATCCATCGATCCTCAGGACGAGGTGAATGCCGCAGTTCGTCGGGAACGAAATGCGGCCCTGGAAGCTCGAATGCCGCGTCGATCCCCAGGATGGGGGGAATGCCTGATTATGTCGGGAACATAATCAGGCCATGGCGCACACGGTTGCCTAAATAACAACCGAAAGATGCACAAGCTATAAATTCAATCAGATAACAAAGCCTTTACCGGCGCATAACTACGCCGGTGAATGGGGCAAGGGCCGAGCTGTTGCAGCGCTTCAAGGTGTGCGGCGGTGCCATAGCCTTTGTGTTTGGCAAAGCCGTAGCCGGGATATTGGGCATCGAGTACCAGCATTTCGCGGTCGCGCTGTACCTTGGCCAGAATGGAGGCCGCGGAAATGGCGGCCACCAGGCTGTCGCCTTTAATAATGGCGGTGCATTCCAGCAGGGTTTCGGGGGTTTTATTACCGTCGATCAGGGCATGCTGACAGGGCAAGGTTAAACCGTCGATGGCACGGCTCATGGCCAGCATGCGGGCATTCAGGATATTCAGCCGGTCAATTTCTTCGACTGTGGCGCGGGCAATGCAGAAATCCAGCGCCTTGGCACAGATTTCTTCAAATAACTGCTCGCGCTTTTTTTCGCTGAGTTTTTTGGAATCGGTTAACCCGGCAATGGGGTTAGCCGGGTCCAGAATAACGGCAGCGGCAACCACATCACCGCACAGCGGGCCGGCACCCGCTTCATCGACGCCGCAATAAGGCACCGCGTTAAGCAAAAGTTGCTGTTCTATTGCGGTAGCAACGTCTGTCATTGCTGCAATAAACCGGCAATGGCGGCGGCGGCTTCGTCATCGGCGCTGCGTTTCAGCTGACGGTGAATAAACAGAAAGGTTTCATGCAGCTGTTGCATGGCGACGCTGTTTTCCAGCTGCGCCAGTAAGGCGGCTGCCAGTTTTTCCGGCGTGGCATCCTGCTGTAACAGTTCCGGTACCAGCTCGCGGTCGGCTAATAAATTGGGTAACGAAATCCACTTGCGGCTGACCATGTGCTTCAGAATCCAGAACGTCAGCGGCGCCAGTTTATAACTGACCACCATCGGCCGTTTCATCAGCATGGCTTCCAGCGTGGCGGTACCCGAGGCCAGTAAAATAGCATCGGCAGCGGCCATGCAGGTATGCGACTGGCCCAATACCACGGTCACTGGCAAGCGTCCCGGGTAGGCATCCAGCATGGTCTGAATCTGGTCGCGGCGTTCGGTGCTGGCAGCGGGAATAATAAACTGCAGGTCTGGCCGTTCATGCAGCATGCGCCGGGCGGTCTGTAAAAACAGTTCGCCCAGTTTGGCCACTTCTCCGGAGCGGCTGCCTGGCATCAGACACACCACGCGGGCTTCCGGGTTAATTCCAAGCGCGGCACGGGCCGGGCCGGCCGGGGTTTCCAGCGGGATTTTATCGGCCAGATGATGCCCAACGAATTTTACCGGCACCTGGTACTGCTCGTAGAATTTCGCCTCAAAGGGAAACAGCGTCAGCATCAGGTCAACGGCTTTGGCAATTTTGAACACGCGCTTTTGCCGCCACATCCACACCGACGGGCTGACGTAATGCACGGTTTTAATACCGGCCGCGCGCAGTTTCTGTTCCAGCGTCAGGTTAAAATCCGGCGCATCGATGCCAATAAACACATCGGGCGGGTTGGCCAGCCAATGCTTAACCAGATCGCGGCGGACTTTCAGCAGCTCAAACAAGCGGCCGAGCACTTCCACCAGCCCCATCACGGCCAGACGTTCCATCGGCACAAAGGTGTTAAACCCCTGCGCCTGCATTAACGGCCCGCCGATGCCTTCAAAGGTGGCATCGGGAAAGCGTTGCTGCAGGGATTTGATCAGGCCGGCCCCGAGCATATCGCCCGAGGTTTCACCGGCAACAATGGCAATGCGCATTTATCGGATAATACCGCGGGTAGAAGCATTAAGGCTGTCGACCAACACCTGCACCGCCGGGTCCTGTGCCGCTTCGGCCTGCAGTATCGGCATGGCCTCGGCCAGGGTCAGCCCCTGACGGTACAGGGTTTTGTAGGCTTTACGCAGACGGCTGATGCTGTCGGCACTGAAACCGCGACGCTTCAGGCCTTCGGTGTTCAGGCCGTGCGGCTGCGCCGGATAACCCAGTGACATAACATAGGCAGGAATATCTTTCAGTACCACGGTAGCAGCACCGCACATAGAGTGCGCACCAATAACGCAGAACTGATGCACCTGAGTGGCACCACCCAGAATCGCCCAGTCGCCGATATGCACATGGCCGGCCACGTTGGTGTCGTTGGCCAGAATGCAGTTATCACCCACCACCACGTCGTGGGCGATGTGCACGTTCACCATAAACAGGTTATTGGAACCAACCTGAGTAATGCCGTTGTCCTGTACCGTACCGCGGTGGAAGGTACAGGCTTCACGGATAACGTTATTGTCGCCAATAATCAGTCTGGTGGGCTCACCGTTGTATTTTTTGTCCTGGCATTCTTCACCAATACTGGCGAACTGAAAAATACGGTTGTTCTTACCAATAGTGGTCGGTCCGCGCACAATTACGTGCGGGCCAATAACCGTACCGGCACCGATGGTGACATCGGCGCCGATAATGGAATAAGGACCAATTTCAACACCTTCGGCAATCGTTGCTGAAGGGTCCACAATGGCACTCGGGTGGATCATGCTTGCTCCAGATCGCGCTCTGCGCAGGTAATTTCTGCTGAACACACCACTTTATCATCCACCAGTGCACAGCAATCGAACTTCCAGATTCCGCTGCGGCCGTGCATAAAACGCGCCTGCAGATGCAGCTGATCACCCGGCACAATCGGCCGTTTAAAACGCACGTTATCGGCACCGGCGAAGTAATACAAAGTAGTGGGTTTGCGTTTTTCACCCAGCATGGTCAGCCCTAACAAACCGGCGGCCTGAGCCATGGCTTCCAGGGTTAACACGCCGGGCATAATGGGATGCCCCGGGAAATGACCATTAAAAAAATCTTCGTTAATGGTAACGTTTTTCAGGGCGGTAATCCGGGCGCCACCGTCGGCGTCCAGGTCAATTTCTTTAATCCGGTCAACCAACAGGAACGGGTAACGGTGTGGCAGAAATTCCTGTATGTGTTGAATATTGCTGTGTGGCATCAAACTTTACCTTCTTGGCTTTTCTCTAACTTTTGCAACCGTTTCGCCATATCGTCCAGCTGGCGGAAACGTACCGCATTTCGCCGCCATTCCTGCATCGGCATCTGCGGCGTGGCAGAGGAATAAGCCCCTGCTTCGGTAATCGATTTGCTGATCAGGGCCTTGCCGGCAATGTGTACGCCATCGGCGATGTCCAGATGGCCGGCTACCCCGGCGTTACCGCCCAGGGTGCAATGCTTACCAATGCTGGTGCTGCCGGCGATACCAGTACAGGCGGCCATGGCCGTTCCATCACCCACTTTTACGTTATGGGCAATCTGAATCAGGTTATCCAGAATGACGTTGTCACCGATCTCGGTATTACCCAGTGCACCACGGTCGATGCAGGTATTGGCACCAATTTCGACATCGTTACCGATGCGTACGCCACCCAGCTGGGCAATTTTATGCCAGCGGCCTTTATCGGGTGCGAAACCAAAACCATCGGCACCAATAACGGTACCGGAATGAATCTGTACCCGTTCGCCCAGCACCACATCGTGGTAGAGGGTGACGTTGGCGCGCAGAATACAACCGGCACCCAGCACACAATGGTCGCTGATTACGGTATTGGCGCCGATCTCGCAGCCGTCGCCCAGTTCGCAATGCTCACCGATCACCACATTGGGGCCGATGCTGACGTTGTTGCCCAGACGGGCACTGGCGGCGATAACCGCGCTGGCATGAATGCCGGCACGGGGTTGCGGACGGTTATCAAAAAGCTGTGTCACCAGCGCAAAACTGAGATAGGGATTCTTAACCACCAGCGTGGCGCAGGGCGCTTCGTCTGCCACATCAGCGGCCACAATCACTGCGCTGGCGGCGCTACCGGCTAATTGGCTGCGGTAACTCGGGTTGGCCAGAAAACTCACCATACCGGCACCGGCGTCCTGCAGGGTCGCTACCCCACGGATCATAATGCCGGCATCACCACGCAGCTCGGCGCCCAGATGTTGGGCCAGTTCACCTAAACTCAGTTGCATCG is part of the Venatoribacter cucullus genome and encodes:
- the fabZ gene encoding 3-hydroxyacyl-ACP dehydratase FabZ, which produces MPHSNIQHIQEFLPHRYPFLLVDRIKEIDLDADGGARITALKNVTINEDFFNGHFPGHPIMPGVLTLEAMAQAAGLLGLTMLGEKRKPTTLYYFAGADNVRFKRPIVPGDQLHLQARFMHGRSGIWKFDCCALVDDKVVCSAEITCAERDLEQA
- the lpxB gene encoding lipid-A-disaccharide synthase, translating into MRIAIVAGETSGDMLGAGLIKSLQQRFPDATFEGIGGPLMQAQGFNTFVPMERLAVMGLVEVLGRLFELLKVRRDLVKHWLANPPDVFIGIDAPDFNLTLEQKLRAAGIKTVHYVSPSVWMWRQKRVFKIAKAVDLMLTLFPFEAKFYEQYQVPVKFVGHHLADKIPLETPAGPARAALGINPEARVVCLMPGSRSGEVAKLGELFLQTARRMLHERPDLQFIIPAASTERRDQIQTMLDAYPGRLPVTVVLGQSHTCMAAADAILLASGTATLEAMLMKRPMVVSYKLAPLTFWILKHMVSRKWISLPNLLADRELVPELLQQDATPEKLAAALLAQLENSVAMQQLHETFLFIHRQLKRSADDEAAAAIAGLLQQ
- a CDS encoding NAD(P)/FAD-dependent oxidoreductase, encoding MLQKFEVIVIGAGAAGLMCAAQAAARGRQVLVLDHANKAGKKILMSGGGRCNFTNYFVAPDKYLSHNPHFCKSALKRYTQWDFIALVEAHGIAYHEKKDGQLFCDNKASDILNMLLDECATYGAQVRLNTPVGQVEKTTEAGCRYRLQAGGQWLGCESLVVATGGPSIPTLGATGFGYELASQFGLRVYPQRAGLVPFTITDQHKALCTALSGSALSVEVQCGAQSFRDDMLFTHRGLSGPAMLQISSYWQPGDSLTINLMPDTDLAQALRQAQHQRPKVLLRNWLAELTTAKFAEHWLADSRFSGATLAQLSGAAMDELAAGLHGWQVKPAGTEGYRTAEVALGGVDTDELSSKTLEAKQHPGLFFIGEVVDVTGHLGGFNFQWAWSSAVAAAEYV
- a CDS encoding lysophospholipid acyltransferase family protein is translated as MELFDRQGLKTATGLSDRKLNLLLRLLKGPQLEGIYNGLDEKEGLGVIDNAFRNMRIELDYDHEALRRALPAEGPFITVSNHPFGFLDGIILLLIVGRERPQFRAVANFLLSYFAPISDLFITVNPFENAGPKGMNGMKKSLTQLEQGLGLGLFPAGEVATRYPGSREITDRPWSLSSMKLIQKAQVPVIPIYFHGHNSRSFHWLGKIHPALRTLRIPAEFLKRRHSTIKISVGERIEWDEMTAYDTPEALRDYLHGKTFALRES
- the lpxD gene encoding UDP-3-O-(3-hydroxymyristoyl)glucosamine N-acyltransferase encodes the protein MQLSLGELAQHLGAELRGDAGIMIRGVATLQDAGAGMVSFLANPSYRSQLAGSAASAVIVAADVADEAPCATLVVKNPYLSFALVTQLFDNRPQPRAGIHASAVIAASARLGNNVSIGPNVVIGEHCELGDGCEIGANTVISDHCVLGAGCILRANVTLYHDVVLGERVQIHSGTVIGADGFGFAPDKGRWHKIAQLGGVRIGNDVEIGANTCIDRGALGNTEIGDNVILDNLIQIAHNVKVGDGTAMAACTGIAGSTSIGKHCTLGGNAGVAGHLDIADGVHIAGKALISKSITEAGAYSSATPQMPMQEWRRNAVRFRQLDDMAKRLQKLEKSQEGKV
- the rnhB gene encoding ribonuclease HII, coding for MTDVATAIEQQLLLNAVPYCGVDEAGAGPLCGDVVAAAVILDPANPIAGLTDSKKLSEKKREQLFEEICAKALDFCIARATVEEIDRLNILNARMLAMSRAIDGLTLPCQHALIDGNKTPETLLECTAIIKGDSLVAAISAASILAKVQRDREMLVLDAQYPGYGFAKHKGYGTAAHLEALQQLGPCPIHRRSYAPVKALLSD
- the lpxA gene encoding acyl-ACP--UDP-N-acetylglucosamine O-acyltransferase; protein product: MIHPSAIVDPSATIAEGVEIGPYSIIGADVTIGAGTVIGPHVIVRGPTTIGKNNRIFQFASIGEECQDKKYNGEPTRLIIGDNNVIREACTFHRGTVQDNGITQVGSNNLFMVNVHIAHDVVVGDNCILANDTNVAGHVHIGDWAILGGATQVHQFCVIGAHSMCGAATVVLKDIPAYVMSLGYPAQPHGLNTEGLKRRGFSADSISRLRKAYKTLYRQGLTLAEAMPILQAEAAQDPAVQVLVDSLNASTRGIIR